A stretch of DNA from Vibrio gallaecicus:
AGCATCAAAGTTAATGATACCAATCTTTGGTTGAGTGACTTCTTGGGAACTATTTCTAGCTAGAGTCCCTTGTTTATCAAGTGAGCTTTGCTTGCCTAAAAAGTTTTGTTTACCCAGTATGTATTGCGAAAGCCCTTGAAAGGAAGCCCAAGCAACTTCATGACCGCCACCTAGAGTAATGACTTTAGTCTTTTCCAGAGCATGAGCGATTACGTTGGCACATTGCTTTTGGCTGGACTCAAGTTCATCTTCTTCACATTCTATGTCCCCTAAATCAAAGATTGGCGAATCTTGATGCCAAGCCATATTGGCTAAAGCTTGACGGATTAAATTTGGTGCTTGTTTTGCACCAATTCTTCCTTTGTTTCTTGCTACGCCAGCATCGCTTGCAAAGCCTAAAATTGAAACCGCCATACTAGCTTGACTGTCTTCATTTTTAGTAAGGTCGGAAACACACTTTATCTGCGTGATGTGGTGAAGACGGGTGCCTTGATCACCATCTTCTGCATCATGGCGACCTTGCCATGTGAAATTGTGTTGTGTTGTCGGTAAATCTATATCTGCTTTGTGGTCGTTAGGTAAATCAGTCATGACAAATCACCCCATTAACAATACGTTTGAAGAGCCTTGGAACACCTACTTGATAGCTTAAGTCAGCAGGGTGTTCGATATCCCAAATAGAAATGTCAGCCTCCATTCCTACTTCTAAACGTCCCCTAGTTTGAGGATGACCGATTGCTTTGGCTGCATGGCATGTAACACCGCGAAGCGCTTCTTCTGGGGTGAGACCAAATAAAGTGCAGCCCATATTCATCATCAAAGTAAGGTCGGCGAACGGGGATGTCCCAGGGTTAAAGTCAGTGGCGATAGCCATTGGAATATCTTTCTCGCGGAGTAATTGAATGGGAGGCAGTTGTGTTTCACGCAAAAAGTAAAAAGCACCGGGTAGCAAAGTTGCGACGGTATTACTGTTGGCAAGCGCATTGACACCATCACTATCAAGATACTCAATATGGTCGACGGACAGTGCGTTATAGCTGGCTGCTAATGCACTACCACCTAAGTTAGAAAGCTGCTCAGTGTGTCCTTTAATG
This window harbors:
- the hutG gene encoding formimidoylglutamase; this encodes MTDLPNDHKADIDLPTTQHNFTWQGRHDAEDGDQGTRLHHITQIKCVSDLTKNEDSQASMAVSILGFASDAGVARNKGRIGAKQAPNLIRQALANMAWHQDSPIFDLGDIECEEDELESSQKQCANVIAHALEKTKVITLGGGHEVAWASFQGLSQYILGKQNFLGKQSSLDKQGTLARNSSQEVTQPKIGIINFDAHFDLRAFESDIAQVKPSSGTPFNQIQHLCQQHGWPFNYACLGVSRASNTAALFEKANDLGVWYVEDSELSLPNTNKHLDQLEHFIGECDLIYLTIDLDVFPAATAPGVSAPAARGVSYDSIAPLFTRILQEKSKLLIADIAEYNPNFDIDRQTARLAARLCWDIVNAMQNKE